A DNA window from Pseudomonas wuhanensis contains the following coding sequences:
- a CDS encoding WD40/YVTN/BNR-like repeat-containing protein, translating into MSEPVMGVSICRPPALRRFALLATALSLLGCTVLSAPALAAAASATDVVYSVESAKASKGLMLDVVHAGKRLVAVGDRGHILYSDDQGVTWTQAKVPTRQLLTAVFFVDDKHGWAVGHDAQILASEDGGITWTKQFEDLTRESPLLDVWFKDVNSGFAVGAYGALLETTDGGKNWENVSDRLDNEDQYHLNAIAAVKDSGIFIVGEQGSMFRSSDEGQTWERLEGPYEGSLFGVIGTAQPATLLAYGLRGNLYRSTDFGSNWEQVELKAARGALEFGLSGATLLDDGSIVIVGNGGSIIRSSDDGETFSVFNRPDRISVSAVTAAGNGNLILAGQGGVRVTSPTGAENGKNGSSK; encoded by the coding sequence ATGAGTGAGCCTGTCATGGGTGTGAGTATTTGCCGCCCGCCGGCGTTACGCAGGTTCGCGTTGCTGGCTACAGCGCTCTCGCTGTTGGGCTGTACCGTGCTGTCGGCGCCTGCGCTGGCCGCTGCCGCGTCGGCCACCGATGTGGTTTATTCCGTTGAATCCGCCAAGGCCAGCAAAGGCCTGATGCTCGATGTCGTACACGCGGGCAAACGCCTGGTGGCGGTCGGTGATCGCGGGCACATTCTGTATTCCGATGACCAGGGCGTGACCTGGACCCAGGCCAAGGTGCCGACCCGGCAACTGCTGACGGCGGTGTTCTTTGTCGATGACAAGCACGGCTGGGCCGTTGGCCATGACGCGCAGATCCTCGCCAGCGAAGACGGCGGCATCACCTGGACCAAACAATTCGAAGACCTGACACGCGAATCGCCGCTGCTCGACGTCTGGTTCAAGGACGTTAACAGCGGCTTTGCCGTGGGCGCTTACGGTGCCTTGCTGGAAACCACCGACGGCGGTAAAAACTGGGAAAACGTCAGCGATCGCCTCGACAACGAAGACCAGTACCACCTCAACGCCATTGCCGCGGTCAAGGATTCCGGCATTTTCATCGTCGGCGAGCAGGGCAGCATGTTCCGCTCCTCCGATGAAGGTCAGACGTGGGAAAGGCTTGAAGGCCCCTACGAAGGCTCGCTGTTCGGCGTGATCGGCACTGCGCAACCGGCCACGCTGCTGGCCTACGGGTTGCGGGGCAATCTTTACCGCTCCACGGATTTCGGCAGCAACTGGGAACAAGTCGAACTCAAGGCTGCACGCGGCGCACTGGAGTTCGGCCTGTCCGGCGCTACATTGCTCGATGACGGCTCCATCGTGATCGTCGGCAACGGCGGCAGCATCATTCGCAGCAGCGACGATGGTGAAACCTTCAGCGTGTTCAACCGCCCGGACCGTATTTCCGTTTCGGCGGTGACTGCGGCAGGTAACGGCAATCTGATCCTGGCCGGGCAGGGTGGCGTTCGCGTCACTTCGCCCACCGGTGCAGAGAATGGAAAAAACGGGTCGTCCAAATGA